One genomic region from Arenicella chitinivorans encodes:
- the ppsR gene encoding posphoenolpyruvate synthetase regulatory kinase/phosphorylase PpsR yields MKRKVFFLSDSTGMTAENLGRSLLVQFPQIQFESVTKPFVDTPEKAQRIAAEINKEAHETAARPIVIDTIIDQEVSKVIEKSSCFYIDVFSTFLSPLEAELGVRSAHNVGHPAIFKEDSRTVDQAYMQRIDAVHFALANDDGMHLHRYAEADIILIGVSRTGKTPTSVYLGMQYGIKAANYPLIPDDLETRKLPAALADHQRKLFGLTIRAGRLSEIRHERKPNSHYANLRTCVDEIRQAETLYRQYRVPYIDTTQLSIEEIAARMLQRAGIERRVASL; encoded by the coding sequence ATGAAACGAAAGGTTTTTTTTCTGTCAGACAGCACCGGTATGACGGCTGAGAATCTAGGGCGAAGTCTACTGGTACAGTTTCCGCAGATTCAGTTTGAAAGCGTGACTAAACCCTTTGTGGACACACCTGAGAAAGCGCAACGAATCGCCGCTGAAATTAATAAGGAAGCGCACGAAACGGCGGCCCGCCCGATTGTGATTGACACCATTATTGACCAGGAGGTCAGTAAGGTGATTGAAAAGTCGAGCTGCTTTTACATTGATGTATTTTCGACGTTTCTGTCGCCTCTGGAAGCGGAGCTCGGCGTTCGCTCGGCGCACAATGTTGGGCATCCCGCGATCTTCAAAGAGGATAGCCGCACTGTGGATCAGGCGTACATGCAGCGCATCGACGCAGTGCATTTTGCACTGGCGAATGACGATGGAATGCATCTGCATCGTTATGCCGAAGCCGACATCATTCTTATCGGTGTATCCCGCACAGGGAAAACGCCGACGAGTGTCTACTTGGGCATGCAATATGGCATTAAGGCGGCGAACTATCCGTTAATCCCCGACGACCTTGAAACCCGTAAATTACCTGCGGCACTCGCAGATCACCAACGGAAACTATTTGGTCTGACGATTCGCGCTGGGCGTTTATCGGAAATTCGTCATGAGCGAAAACCGAATAGTCATTATGCCAACTTGCGTACTTGTGTGGATGAAATTCGGCAGGCCGAAACTTTGTATCGCCAGTATCGTGTGCCATACATTGATACCACCCAGCTGTCGATTGAAGAAATCGCCGCCCGGATGCTGCAACGTGCTGGTATCGAACGACGTGTAGCAAGCTTATGA
- a CDS encoding flavin reductase family protein, translated as MTQINQHRSLRDAFGQFATGVTVVTSRGQQGQPIGLTANSFASVSLEPPMVSWCIDKSSNRFAEFERADHYTISVLTAEQQAISNLFAMRSWDDTVFDDTEWFTGPNDVPQLPDVSARFHCQTTHRYAGGDHLIIVGTVLEFESTPKAPLLFFQGEYNALK; from the coding sequence ATGACACAAATCAATCAGCATCGCTCATTGCGTGATGCCTTCGGTCAGTTTGCGACCGGCGTGACCGTGGTCACAAGCCGCGGTCAACAGGGTCAGCCAATTGGCTTAACAGCGAACAGTTTTGCCTCTGTCTCGCTGGAGCCGCCCATGGTGTCCTGGTGTATCGATAAATCTTCCAATCGATTCGCCGAGTTTGAACGAGCGGATCACTACACGATCAGTGTATTAACTGCGGAGCAGCAAGCTATTTCTAATCTATTTGCGATGCGTAGTTGGGACGACACGGTGTTTGATGACACAGAGTGGTTTACCGGACCGAATGACGTGCCTCAACTGCCGGATGTGAGCGCCCGCTTCCACTGCCAGACTACGCACCGTTATGCCGGTGGCGATCATCTGATCATCGTGGGCACGGTACTTGAGTTTGAATCCACTCCTAAAGCCCCATTGCTGTTCTTTCAGGGTGAGTACAACGCCCTAAAGTAG
- a CDS encoding HIT family protein codes for MTYDSNNIFAKILRGEIPCIKVYEDDQTLAFMDIMPQATGHTLVIPKEEAVTLHDLSDQGAANLIKQVKRIANAVKEGMQADGITLFQLNGEAAGQTVPHIHFHILPGSILAARAHASTPSDQASLEASAEKIRAAL; via the coding sequence ATGACTTACGACAGCAACAATATTTTTGCCAAAATCCTGCGTGGCGAGATCCCCTGTATCAAAGTGTATGAGGATGACCAAACGCTCGCCTTTATGGACATCATGCCACAGGCCACTGGCCACACACTGGTCATTCCAAAGGAAGAAGCCGTGACTTTGCATGATTTATCCGACCAGGGCGCAGCCAATCTAATTAAGCAGGTCAAACGAATCGCCAATGCCGTAAAAGAAGGCATGCAGGCAGATGGGATTACGCTGTTTCAGCTCAATGGCGAAGCCGCCGGACAAACGGTGCCGCACATTCATTTTCACATTCTTCCAGGGTCGATATTGGCCGCACGCGCACACGCGTCAACACCCAGCGATCAAGCTAGCTTGGAAGCCTCCGCTGAGAAAATTCGTGCCGCTTTATAA
- the tadA gene encoding tRNA adenosine(34) deaminase TadA, translated as MSDEHWMRRALALAQHAETRGEVPVGAVLVRDEAVLGEGFNQPISSHDATAHAEIIALRAATRVSENYRLPGSTLYVTLEPCAMCAGALVHARVERVVIAAPEPRAGAGGSVLNVLSNPQLNHRCTVEFGLFEQESADLLRQFFRSRR; from the coding sequence ATGAGCGACGAACACTGGATGCGCCGTGCCTTGGCATTGGCACAGCACGCAGAGACTCGCGGTGAAGTGCCTGTTGGCGCGGTGTTAGTTCGTGATGAGGCGGTGCTCGGAGAGGGCTTTAATCAGCCGATTTCATCACACGACGCGACCGCACACGCGGAGATCATTGCACTGCGTGCTGCCACGCGCGTTAGCGAGAACTATCGCTTGCCAGGTTCAACCTTGTATGTAACCTTGGAGCCTTGTGCGATGTGTGCTGGCGCGCTGGTGCATGCGCGCGTCGAACGGGTGGTAATCGCCGCGCCTGAGCCGCGTGCCGGTGCAGGTGGATCGGTGCTGAATGTGCTCTCCAATCCGCAGCTAAACCATCGTTGCACGGTCGAGTTCGGCTTGTTTGAGCAGGAAAGCGCCGATTTGCTACGGCAGTTTTTTCGATCTCGACGGTGA
- a CDS encoding CBS domain-containing protein: protein MLRSVEMKDYMSTDPVKVKPEDDIFEAIHQLLVYRVSGACVVNDGGYLVGILSELDCLRAILGATYNKSPVGKVSEYMTREVISVKLSDNIVDVATDMMLHKHRRRPVIQDDGMLIGQVTCRQLLRGVKDFATDTE, encoded by the coding sequence ATGTTACGTTCTGTAGAAATGAAAGATTACATGTCTACCGACCCGGTAAAGGTCAAACCGGAAGACGATATTTTTGAGGCCATTCATCAACTGCTGGTATACCGCGTGTCCGGCGCATGTGTGGTCAATGATGGCGGCTACTTGGTTGGCATTCTCTCCGAACTCGATTGCCTGCGCGCGATTCTTGGCGCCACGTACAATAAAAGCCCGGTTGGCAAGGTCTCGGAATACATGACGCGTGAAGTCATTTCAGTCAAGTTAAGTGATAATATCGTGGATGTTGCCACCGACATGATGCTGCACAAACATCGTCGCCGACCGGTGATACAAGATGACGGCATGTTGATTGGTCAAGTCACTTGCCGCCAACTCCTGCGCGGCGTTAAGGACTTTGCTACTGACACCGAATAA
- the imuA gene encoding translesion DNA synthesis-associated protein ImuA: MPNHDSKSTDSKPSLNAIQRSGKLWRGTQKPQTRQSRTLDTGFTALNQQLHGQGWPTNSITELGLSQAGLGELRLLMPALRALQQRHPQQTIMWIAPPFLPFAPAFEKAKVNVSQLTILQLNNIQDILWSAEQSLLADCCAAVFCWTGNYNLNTRELRRLQLAAESTNTWHVLFRHSDCLKQSSAAGLRVRLQSDSFSRLKLHILKQPNGWGGQQCTLLLPPHYENWQRLPAHLLPQKNGIQAPRLPAQLETHHQSWQQASVTVLASLSALPNVQ; this comes from the coding sequence ATGCCGAACCATGACAGCAAATCAACTGATTCAAAACCCAGCCTTAATGCCATTCAGCGCAGCGGCAAACTGTGGCGTGGCACGCAAAAACCCCAAACTAGGCAGTCACGCACTCTGGACACTGGGTTTACCGCACTCAACCAGCAATTACATGGGCAAGGCTGGCCAACCAACAGCATCACCGAGCTGGGCTTGTCGCAAGCCGGACTGGGGGAATTACGATTACTCATGCCCGCCCTGCGCGCCTTACAACAGCGCCATCCTCAACAAACCATTATGTGGATTGCCCCACCCTTCCTACCTTTTGCGCCCGCATTTGAAAAAGCAAAGGTCAACGTCAGCCAATTAACCATTTTACAGCTCAACAATATTCAGGACATTCTATGGTCTGCGGAGCAGAGTCTCCTTGCGGATTGCTGTGCCGCCGTTTTCTGCTGGACTGGGAATTATAATTTAAACACGCGAGAATTACGGCGCTTGCAGCTAGCGGCCGAAAGCACCAATACTTGGCATGTTTTATTCCGACACAGCGATTGTCTTAAACAATCCTCAGCCGCCGGTCTGCGTGTGCGCCTGCAGTCAGATTCTTTCAGCAGGCTCAAATTACACATCCTGAAACAACCCAATGGCTGGGGCGGGCAACAATGCACATTATTGCTGCCACCACATTACGAGAACTGGCAACGTCTGCCAGCACACCTGTTGCCACAGAAGAACGGGATTCAGGCACCACGACTACCCGCCCAATTGGAGACTCATCATCAGTCATGGCAGCAAGCCTCCGTAACGGTACTGGCCTCCTTATCTGCCTTACCAAACGTGCAGTGA
- a CDS encoding enoyl-CoA hydratase/isomerase family protein, producing MTEFKTIKLEISDRIATITFNRPEAANGLNLAMASEFADAAMLCDANSDVKAIILTGSGRFFCAGGDINAMQASPLGAGPGVKQIADQLHRGISTLARSAKPVIVAVNGTAAGAGFSTAVMGDLVVAAESAKFTMAYSNVGLSPDGSASYFLPRLIGLRKTQELMFTNRMLTAEEAQQWGLINRVVPDAELMTVAREWAALFVAGSQRSNGAIKTLLLASDANGLETQMELESQMIARNASSPDGKEGVAAFIAKRKPEFS from the coding sequence ATGACCGAATTCAAAACCATCAAACTCGAGATTTCTGACCGGATTGCTACCATCACCTTTAATCGTCCAGAGGCCGCCAATGGCTTGAATTTGGCGATGGCCAGCGAGTTTGCCGACGCGGCGATGTTGTGTGACGCGAACAGCGATGTGAAAGCTATTATTCTGACCGGCAGTGGTCGCTTTTTCTGTGCCGGTGGCGACATTAATGCCATGCAGGCAAGCCCACTCGGGGCCGGGCCTGGTGTAAAGCAAATCGCGGATCAATTGCATCGTGGCATCAGCACCTTAGCGCGCAGTGCTAAGCCCGTAATCGTGGCCGTGAATGGCACCGCGGCCGGTGCAGGATTCAGCACGGCGGTGATGGGCGACTTGGTGGTCGCTGCTGAGTCGGCGAAGTTCACCATGGCGTACAGCAATGTTGGTTTAAGTCCAGATGGGAGTGCCAGTTATTTTCTGCCGCGTTTGATTGGTTTGCGCAAAACCCAGGAGTTGATGTTTACTAATCGTATGTTGACCGCCGAGGAAGCACAGCAATGGGGATTGATTAATCGTGTGGTACCGGATGCCGAGTTGATGACTGTCGCGAGGGAGTGGGCTGCCTTGTTTGTTGCAGGTTCACAGAGGTCAAATGGCGCGATTAAGACTTTGTTGTTGGCGTCGGATGCGAACGGTTTGGAAACGCAAATGGAACTCGAAAGCCAAATGATTGCGCGCAATGCCAGTTCGCCAGACGGTAAGGAAGGCGTGGCGGCATTTATTGCAAAGCGTAAGCCTGAATTTAGTTAG
- a CDS encoding DsbE family thiol:disulfide interchange protein — translation MSNKFLIPLIIFIAITILLGIGLTMNPRAIPSTLIAKPAPNFTLPLLHDQATTFNPDQLKGQRWVLNVWASWCVSCRYEHPLLNTMANNGATIIGLNYKDKADAAKQWLNERGNPYTHSPFDESGRVGIEWGVIAVPETFVIDENGVIVYKYTGPLTADVIQQELMPVLTYTEASQ, via the coding sequence ATGTCAAATAAGTTCCTGATTCCACTCATAATATTCATTGCGATTACGATTTTGTTGGGTATTGGGCTAACCATGAATCCGCGTGCGATACCGTCTACGCTTATTGCCAAACCAGCGCCCAACTTCACCTTGCCGCTACTCCATGATCAAGCTACGACGTTCAACCCGGACCAATTAAAAGGGCAACGCTGGGTTCTCAACGTATGGGCATCCTGGTGCGTATCATGTCGCTACGAGCACCCATTACTCAACACTATGGCGAACAACGGTGCGACCATCATCGGGCTCAACTACAAAGACAAAGCGGACGCAGCCAAGCAATGGTTAAACGAACGCGGCAACCCGTACACCCATTCCCCATTTGATGAGTCTGGACGAGTCGGAATTGAATGGGGCGTTATCGCAGTACCAGAAACCTTCGTGATTGATGAGAACGGCGTGATTGTCTACAAATACACCGGCCCCTTAACCGCAGACGTCATTCAGCAGGAACTAATGCCAGTATTAACTTACACCGAGGCATCACAATGA
- the ppsA gene encoding phosphoenolpyruvate synthase → MNTNSSNEYIIAFDHLTINDVERVGGKNASLGEMIANLTSLGVSVPNGFATTAHAYREFLATDGLDKKINARLDALDVDNIEDLTKAGSDIRRWIIETPFPAAFDKALEAAFIEMQAGNENLKVAVRSSATAEDLPDASFAGQQETFLNIEGLAAVKYAVHEVFASLFNDRAISYRVHQGYAHENVALSAGIQRMVRSETGAAGVMFTLDTESGFDDVVFVTSSYGLGETVVQGSVNPDEFYVHKPTLRAERPAVVRRNLGSKLIKMVYSNDTTAGRSVNTVDVDSTDRQRFSISDADVESLARQALIIEQHYGRPMDIEWAKDGDDQQLYIVQARPETVASQSDATKKVNYILKDHSAILAEGRAIGQRIASGKVRKVLNIDQMDIVQEGDILVTDMTDPDWEPVMKRAAAIVTNRGGRTCHAAIIARELGVAAVVGCGDATEKLDDGAEVTVSCAEGDTGYIYAGELEFEEQVTELDKMPEIPFKIMQNVGNPDRAFTFAQLPHEGIGLARLEFIINRMIGVHPKALIEYDRQSADVKAIIDEYMAGYDSPTDFFVKKLAEGIATLGCAFSPKRVIVRLSDFKSNEYAHMVGGHDYEPNEENPMLGFRGASRYIAPSMQDCFELECQAVKYVRDEMGLTNIEIMIPFVRTTDEAAQVIELLAKNGLKRGENGLKIIMMCELPANAVLADEFLEYFDGFSIGSNDMTQLTLGLDRDSGIVSHLFDERNPAVKKMLSMAIDACNKANKYIGICGQGPSDHPDLAEWLFQQGIDSVSLNPDSVVETWERLAKLGK, encoded by the coding sequence TTGAACACGAACAGCTCTAATGAGTACATCATCGCGTTCGATCATCTTACTATAAACGATGTAGAACGCGTCGGGGGCAAGAATGCCTCATTAGGCGAGATGATCGCGAATTTAACGTCACTTGGTGTCTCCGTTCCAAACGGTTTTGCAACCACTGCACACGCGTATCGCGAGTTTCTCGCCACGGATGGCCTGGATAAAAAAATCAATGCGCGTTTGGATGCACTGGATGTCGACAATATCGAAGATCTAACTAAAGCAGGTAGCGATATTCGCCGTTGGATTATCGAAACCCCCTTCCCTGCCGCATTTGATAAAGCGCTGGAAGCGGCGTTTATCGAAATGCAAGCGGGCAACGAGAACTTGAAAGTGGCGGTACGCTCGTCAGCCACAGCCGAAGACTTACCGGACGCATCTTTTGCGGGTCAACAGGAAACTTTCCTAAATATTGAAGGCTTGGCCGCAGTTAAATATGCGGTACACGAAGTCTTCGCCTCGCTGTTTAATGATCGTGCTATCTCGTATCGCGTGCATCAGGGCTATGCGCACGAAAATGTCGCGCTGTCCGCGGGTATCCAGCGTATGGTTCGAAGCGAAACCGGTGCGGCGGGCGTCATGTTTACATTGGACACCGAATCGGGCTTTGATGACGTGGTGTTTGTCACCTCATCGTATGGCTTGGGCGAAACGGTCGTTCAAGGTTCGGTGAACCCTGACGAATTCTACGTGCATAAGCCAACGTTGCGTGCCGAGCGTCCTGCGGTAGTACGCCGTAACCTGGGCAGCAAACTGATCAAAATGGTGTACTCGAATGACACCACCGCTGGGCGTTCGGTTAATACTGTGGACGTCGACTCAACGGACCGCCAGCGGTTTTCCATCTCCGACGCCGACGTCGAATCGCTGGCGCGGCAAGCGCTGATCATCGAACAGCATTACGGTCGTCCGATGGATATCGAATGGGCTAAAGATGGCGATGATCAACAGCTGTACATCGTTCAGGCTCGTCCTGAAACCGTGGCCAGTCAATCGGATGCGACTAAAAAGGTGAATTACATTCTCAAAGACCACAGCGCCATCTTAGCCGAGGGCCGCGCCATTGGTCAGCGCATTGCTTCTGGCAAAGTACGTAAAGTACTGAATATTGATCAGATGGACATCGTTCAGGAAGGTGACATCCTAGTCACCGACATGACCGACCCAGACTGGGAACCCGTCATGAAACGTGCCGCAGCGATCGTCACCAATCGCGGTGGTCGTACCTGCCATGCTGCCATTATTGCACGTGAACTTGGCGTTGCAGCAGTGGTCGGCTGTGGCGATGCCACTGAAAAGTTGGATGATGGCGCTGAAGTGACTGTGTCTTGCGCTGAAGGCGACACCGGCTATATCTATGCTGGCGAACTTGAGTTTGAAGAGCAAGTCACCGAGCTGGATAAAATGCCGGAGATTCCGTTCAAAATCATGCAGAACGTCGGCAACCCAGATCGCGCCTTCACGTTTGCACAACTGCCACACGAAGGCATTGGTCTCGCGCGCCTTGAATTCATTATTAACCGTATGATCGGTGTGCATCCAAAAGCACTGATTGAGTATGATCGTCAGTCTGCGGATGTTAAAGCCATTATCGATGAATACATGGCTGGCTACGATTCACCAACCGACTTTTTCGTGAAGAAGCTGGCGGAAGGCATCGCAACCCTCGGCTGCGCATTCAGCCCAAAACGCGTCATCGTGCGCCTGTCGGACTTCAAATCAAATGAATACGCGCACATGGTTGGTGGTCACGACTATGAGCCAAACGAAGAAAACCCGATGCTGGGCTTTCGTGGCGCATCACGTTACATTGCACCGAGCATGCAGGATTGCTTTGAGCTGGAATGTCAGGCCGTGAAATACGTACGAGATGAAATGGGTCTGACTAATATTGAGATCATGATCCCATTTGTTCGCACCACTGACGAAGCTGCTCAAGTCATTGAATTACTGGCTAAAAATGGTCTCAAACGTGGCGAAAATGGTCTTAAAATCATCATGATGTGCGAGCTACCAGCCAATGCAGTACTGGCGGATGAGTTCCTTGAGTATTTTGATGGCTTCTCAATTGGCTCAAACGATATGACGCAGCTTACTTTGGGCCTAGACCGTGACTCAGGCATTGTGTCGCATTTGTTTGACGAACGGAATCCGGCGGTTAAGAAAATGCTGTCGATGGCCATTGACGCGTGTAACAAAGCGAACAAATACATCGGCATCTGTGGCCAAGGCCCAAGCGATCACCCAGACCTAGCTGAGTGGCTATTCCAACAAGGTATCGACTCTGTGTCGCTGAACCCGGACTCTGTGGTTGAAACCTGGGAACGGCTAGCCAAGCTCGGAAAATAG
- a CDS encoding Y-family DNA polymerase produces the protein MPNSSSHSGNTWFCIRLTHLSLNSLGVAVNAEQAAAISWQHQIWQCNHAAQRAGIQAGMSVNHALMLNADLEILERAPEKEDEKLTRLSHWAYRFTSMVSIYNDHTLLLEIGKSISLFKSLEHIHNLINNDLFSFKITASYGVSDTPKSAYVASFTPDPRLRRHTASELVSASIEHLDIDHKTITKLHNCGFDSLGDLQTIPGPELGARFGKALLNYLDQFWGLVPDPQTAVTPPETFHASVDFAEPIHNLQWIEQQLTRLLTDLAQFLLLRQLVCRSFTWRFYHQNNRLLKTVTIGISSRDLLTSTDKAIATFEQLTQLKLASIQLDGSFSSIELSSTQLVPVTLFNDDLFDPSPDTEQLNQLLDKLSNRLGPTALFRVVPESEHLPELANGRRSALQTTSMRETRAQYTANQVLQDEPLWLLEQPQRLSQQAQQPLLDGSLNIIHGPQRISSHWWAKLQSRDYFIARQRNGRLVWIFYDRSNRQWYLHGLFA, from the coding sequence ATGCCCAACAGTTCATCGCACTCAGGAAACACCTGGTTTTGTATTCGCTTGACCCATCTGTCGCTCAACAGTTTGGGCGTGGCGGTGAATGCAGAGCAGGCTGCAGCGATCAGTTGGCAACATCAAATTTGGCAGTGTAATCACGCAGCTCAACGCGCGGGTATTCAGGCTGGAATGAGCGTCAATCATGCCCTGATGCTGAACGCTGACTTAGAGATACTGGAGCGCGCCCCTGAAAAAGAGGACGAAAAACTAACGCGCCTCAGTCACTGGGCGTATCGATTCACGTCCATGGTCAGCATTTACAATGACCACACACTACTGCTTGAAATCGGAAAAAGTATAAGCTTATTCAAAAGCTTAGAACACATTCATAACTTAATTAATAACGACTTATTCAGCTTTAAGATTACCGCATCCTACGGCGTTTCTGACACACCAAAATCAGCCTACGTCGCCAGTTTTACGCCCGACCCGCGCTTACGCCGTCACACTGCCAGTGAGCTTGTTAGTGCCAGTATTGAGCATCTCGATATCGACCATAAGACCATTACAAAACTGCACAACTGCGGCTTCGACAGCTTGGGGGACTTACAGACCATCCCCGGCCCGGAACTCGGTGCTCGGTTTGGCAAAGCCTTACTGAATTATTTAGACCAGTTTTGGGGGCTGGTGCCGGACCCGCAAACCGCCGTCACGCCGCCGGAGACATTTCACGCCAGCGTGGACTTTGCCGAGCCAATCCATAACTTACAGTGGATTGAACAACAGTTAACCCGTTTGTTAACGGATCTGGCACAATTTTTACTCTTACGTCAGCTCGTATGCCGCAGTTTTACCTGGCGCTTCTACCACCAGAACAATCGGTTACTTAAAACCGTGACTATTGGCATCAGCAGTCGCGACCTGCTGACATCAACAGACAAGGCCATCGCAACATTTGAACAACTAACCCAACTTAAATTGGCCAGCATACAGCTTGACGGATCTTTTTCGAGCATTGAACTCAGCAGTACACAATTGGTGCCCGTCACCTTATTTAATGACGACCTGTTTGACCCATCACCGGATACCGAGCAGCTCAATCAACTGCTTGATAAGCTCAGCAACCGTCTCGGGCCAACCGCACTGTTTCGCGTTGTACCGGAATCTGAGCACCTGCCCGAGCTGGCCAACGGCCGACGTAGCGCCCTGCAGACTACCAGTATGCGTGAGACACGGGCGCAATACACCGCCAACCAAGTACTGCAAGACGAACCGCTGTGGCTGTTAGAACAACCACAACGACTAAGCCAACAAGCGCAACAACCGCTATTAGATGGCAGCTTGAACATTATTCATGGCCCGCAACGAATCAGCAGTCACTGGTGGGCCAAGCTGCAAAGCCGCGACTACTTTATTGCCCGGCAACGCAATGGCCGCTTAGTGTGGATTTTTTATGACCGAAGTAATCGCCAATGGTATCTGCACGGCCTGTTTGCTTAA
- a CDS encoding cytochrome c-type biogenesis protein: protein MKRILLSLLTGIMMVITPAVFGVIEAIEFDSPQQEQRYKQLIEELRCVVCQNQNIADSDADLAKDLRAIAADMIRDGKSDTQVKTFMRERYGDFVLYRTPFNSYTALIWLGPILVLLVVLIGVFLTLRRRQQDELVKPAHSDNDRERIKVRNLLRDAPNLNDTSRD, encoded by the coding sequence ATGAAAAGGATATTACTGTCACTGCTAACCGGCATCATGATGGTCATTACGCCCGCCGTATTCGGTGTGATTGAAGCCATCGAATTTGACAGCCCGCAACAGGAGCAGCGGTACAAACAGCTAATCGAAGAACTCCGCTGCGTGGTGTGCCAAAATCAAAATATTGCCGATTCTGACGCGGACCTTGCCAAAGACCTGCGTGCGATTGCGGCGGACATGATTCGTGACGGCAAGTCCGATACCCAAGTGAAAACGTTTATGCGTGAACGTTATGGTGATTTCGTGCTGTATCGCACGCCATTCAACAGCTACACCGCACTGATTTGGCTTGGCCCAATTCTGGTTTTACTGGTGGTACTTATTGGTGTATTTCTGACCCTTCGACGACGCCAGCAGGACGAACTGGTTAAACCCGCGCACTCGGATAACGATCGAGAACGAATCAAGGTTCGTAACCTTCTGCGCGACGCACCCAACTTAAACGACACCAGCAGGGACTAG
- the ccmI gene encoding c-type cytochrome biogenesis protein CcmI — translation MTAFILTAIGITLAALLLAFMPLLRPRRSISYQRQAQNIHFARERIAELEEQLKNASISATDYEALKLEIETTLANDIDIDNASQEDDLPSQTGSNRGLIALLSVSIPLAAFAVYMLIGTPDATQQTAQFERPEQAEIDALIEGIEQRLQESPDDLEGWTLISRTYLSLGRYREAHDAYLRVLALGGEQASTYAALADATALMSNGEITPEAARYVERALELDADNQQALWLAGVASLQQGNQSQARVYWQKLLQRLDGMPEQQQELRDIMAQSLGTQESVTADVVTDNGPALTLRVSLDASLADSVSPNDLVFVIARAQNGPPAPLAVKRLRVSDLPLELTLSDADAMLEQLKLSKFANVVVRARISKSGQPIASSGDLQSGEQAVQTTHAERIDLTISELVE, via the coding sequence ATGACTGCATTTATTCTCACCGCCATCGGCATTACCCTCGCCGCCTTACTTCTGGCGTTTATGCCGTTGTTACGCCCGCGTAGGTCAATTTCCTATCAGCGACAGGCTCAGAACATCCACTTTGCGCGAGAGCGAATCGCCGAACTCGAAGAACAGTTAAAAAATGCCAGCATCTCGGCGACCGACTACGAGGCACTCAAACTCGAAATCGAAACCACGCTCGCGAATGATATTGATATTGATAACGCCAGCCAAGAAGACGACTTACCTTCACAAACTGGCTCAAACCGGGGTCTGATTGCACTGCTCTCAGTGTCGATTCCGTTGGCGGCTTTCGCTGTCTACATGCTGATCGGCACGCCAGATGCGACCCAACAAACGGCGCAATTTGAGCGACCCGAGCAAGCTGAAATTGATGCACTGATTGAAGGCATTGAACAGCGTCTACAGGAGTCACCAGATGACCTTGAAGGCTGGACGCTGATCTCGCGCACCTATTTATCACTCGGTCGATACCGTGAAGCTCATGACGCCTACCTTAGAGTACTTGCTTTAGGCGGCGAACAAGCGAGTACTTACGCCGCGCTGGCGGATGCGACCGCCCTGATGTCCAACGGTGAAATCACACCAGAAGCAGCACGCTATGTTGAACGAGCTCTGGAATTGGATGCCGACAACCAACAAGCCTTATGGTTGGCTGGCGTTGCGTCGTTGCAGCAAGGCAACCAATCGCAAGCCCGAGTCTATTGGCAGAAACTTTTGCAACGCCTTGACGGGATGCCGGAACAACAACAGGAGCTGCGAGACATTATGGCGCAGAGCCTCGGTACCCAAGAATCGGTCACCGCTGACGTTGTTACAGACAATGGACCAGCGCTTACACTGAGGGTTTCACTCGATGCGTCTCTGGCGGATTCGGTATCACCCAATGATTTGGTTTTTGTTATTGCACGCGCTCAGAACGGACCGCCTGCCCCACTCGCAGTAAAACGCCTGCGTGTCTCAGACTTGCCGCTGGAGCTTACTTTGAGTGACGCTGATGCAATGCTGGAACAGCTCAAACTATCTAAGTTTGCTAATGTGGTGGTACGGGCTCGGATTTCAAAGTCGGGACAGCCGATAGCCTCGTCCGGTGACCTACAGTCGGGTGAACAAGCCGTTCAGACGACGCACGCGGAACGCATCGACTTAACCATTTCTGAACTCGTCGAATAA